The following coding sequences lie in one Silene latifolia isolate original U9 population chromosome 5, ASM4854445v1, whole genome shotgun sequence genomic window:
- the LOC141656338 gene encoding peptide-N4-(N-acetyl-beta-glucosaminyl)asparagine amidase A, whose protein sequence is MHPLTLPLLLTTLTLFLQKSTPLPHHFPRATTTTTFNLHAQPPQPPSHPIEFFEVKHPIPRATAPTIASCTHQILTHDFAFTYAREPVHVPYAPPSHCPSSKYSSIVLEWSATCQGRQFDRIFGVWLGGVEVLRGCTAEPTRGGIFWKVKKDVTRYSELFLRKNSDLSLDVYLGNLVDSTYTGVYHVNITVFYYYPVGEFGENGGDLSKNGKNLSEHGGDLGENGENLSVGENGENLSEKGKNSSENGGGLGEKIGNLGVNDGKLNENGEFLIKHGGKLRSSSKILSKKDENGGKLRDLGEKVGNLGENGRDSGVNGGNLSNNGGKGKNLSKKDANLGEKVENLSKNGGNLSKKGGDLGENDGNWADLILPISRDLPLKDGLWFEIENSTDVESKEVVIPRNVYRAVLEVYVSYHENDEFWYSNLPNEYLIANNLTGSGQGNGAFREVLVHLDGKLVGAICPFTVIYTGGINPLLWRPITAIGSFDLPSYDIEITPFLGKLLDGKAHRVGFSVTNALNVWYVDANLHLWLDKKSTVTQGGLLEHDAQPVNLSSRLDFNGLDGKFFTGARRSIASVGWVKSSHGNITTTSTQSFEFENYMVLGKDGNLQVVNQTIEYNTSVSTNVFPLYKIESRSRFPLFLFTDEVDLGNKSYTYQSNVTLGFNEEKIVSSGTEIKSSSLRNFQKAEGDMVVNNNLVSGGVGSTHQVYKYNEDNGGFCYFRNVSSYNYTIIHDQERKTCKSATRNYVSGSDDSAILLRE, encoded by the coding sequence atgcaTCCCTTAACTCTCCCTCTCCTCTTGACCACACTCACTCTCTTCCTCCAAAAGTCAACCCCACTCCCACACCACTTCCCACgcgccactaccaccaccacatTCAACCTCCACGCGCAGCCGCCTCAACCACCGTCACACCCAATAGAATTCTTCGAAGTAAAACACCCAATCCCACGCGCCACCGCACCAACCATCGCATCATGCACCCACCAAATCCTCACACACGACTTCGCGTTCACCTACGCGCGTGAACCCGTACATGTTCCCTACGCGCCACCATCACACTGCCCAAGTAGTAAGTATTCTAGTATTGTACTTGAGTGGTCTGCTACGTGTCAAGGCCGACAATTTGATCGGATTTTTGGAGTTTGGCTTGGTGGGGTCGAGGTGTTACGTGGATGCACTGCGGAGCCGACACGTGGCGGGATATTTTGGAAGGTGAAGAAAGATGTGACGAGGTATAGTGAGCTTTTTCTGAGGAAGAATAGTGATTTGAGTTTAGATGTTTATCTTGGTAATCTTGTTGATTCTACTTATACTGGTGTTTACCATGTTAATATTACTGTTTTTTATTATTACCCTGTTGGTGAATTCGGTGAAAATGGTGGTGATTTGAGTAAAAATGGTAAAAATTTGAGTGAACATGGTGGAGATTTGGGTGAAAATGGTGAAAATTTGAGTGTGGGTGAAAATGGTGAAAATTTGAGTGAGAAAGGTAAAAATTCGAGTGAAAATGGTGGAGGTTTGGGTGAAAAGATTGGAAATTTAGGTGTAAATGATGGAAAATTGAATGAAAATGGTGAATTTTTGATTAAGCATGGTGGAAAATTGAGAAGTAGTAGTAAAATTTTGAGTAAAAAGGATGAAAATGGTGGAAAGTTGAGAGATTTGGGTGAAAAGGTTGGAAATTTGGGTGAAAATGGTAGAGATTCGGGTGTAAATGGTGGAAATTTGAGTAATAATGGTGGAAAAGGTAAAAATTTGAGTAAAAAGGATGCAAATTTGGGTGAAAAGGTTGAaaatttgagtaaaaatggcGGAAATTTGAGTAAAAAGGGCGGAGATTTGGGTGAAAATGATGGAAATTGGGCTGATTTAATCCTGCCAATTTCGAGGGATTTGCCATTGAAAGACGGGTTGTGGTTTGAAATCGAGAACTCTACTGATGTTGAGTCGAAGGAGGTGGTGATTCCGAGGAATGTGTATAGAGCTGTGTTGGAAGTGTATGTGTCTTACCATGAGAATGATGAATTTTGGTATAGTAATCTTCCAAATGAGTATTTGATTGCGAACAATCTGACGGGAAGTGGTCAGGGAAATGGGGCTTTTAGAGAGGTTTTAGTTCATTTAGACGGGAAGTTAGTCGGGGCAATTTGCCCTTTTACTGTGATTTATACGGGTGGGATTAATCCGTTGCTTTGGAGGCCGATTACTGCTATTGGGTCGTTTGATCTCCCTAGTTATGACATTGAGATTACTCCGTTTTTGGGGAAATTGTTGGATGGAAAGGCACATAGAGTCGGGTTCAGTGTCACGAATGCATTGAATGTTTGGTATGTCGATGCAAATTTGCATCTTTGGTTGGATAAGAAGTCGACTGTCACGCAAGGCGGTCTCTTAGAACACGATGCTCAGCCTGTTAATTTGTCGTCTAGATTGGATTTTAACGGTTTAGATGGGAAATTCTTCACTGGTGCTCGTAGGTCTATAGCATCTGTTGGGTGGGTAAAATCGTCACATGGAAATATTACCACAACTTCGACTCAGAGTTTTGAGTTTGAGAATTACATGGTTCTTGGGAAAGACGGGAATTTGCAGGTGGTAAACCAGACGATAGAGTATAACACCAGTGTTTCTACGAATGTATTTCCGCTGTACAAGATTGAATCGCGCAGCAGATTTCCTTTGTTTTTGTTCACTGACGAGGTTGATCTAGGAAACAAAAGTTACACATACCAAAGTAATGTGACGTTGGGATTCAACGAGGAAAAGATCGTCTCTTCCGGGACTGAGATCAAATCGAGTTCATTGAGAAATTTTCAGAAAGCGGAAGGAGATATGGTGGTGAACAACAATTTGGTGTCGGGTGGAGTGGGGAGTACACATCAGGTGTATAAATATAATGAGGACAATGGCGGGTTTTGTTACTTTCGGAATGTCAGTAGTTACAATTACACCATTATACATGATCAGGAACGGAAAACATGCAAGTCAGCTACTCGAAACTACGTCTCTGGGTCGGACGACAGTGCCATTCTACTGCGCGAGTAG